Within Halobacterium zhouii, the genomic segment CCAGCTCACGCGCCCCCTCGCCGCTATCCCCCTCCTCCTCTACGGTCTCTACCTGTTCATCCAGTACCAAGACGTCGGCGACCACGATGCCGACAGCCCCGACGACGTTCCCGTCGCTCGCGAGTGGGGACGCCTGGTGGTCGGCCTGGCGGTCATCCTCGTCGCCGTCGAACTCCTCGTCACCAGCGTCGAGTCACTCCGCCACACGTTCGGAATCCCGGAGTTCCTCGCCGGCGTCACCATCATCGCCGCGGCGACCAGTCTCCCGGACACGCTGGTGAGCGTGCGCTCGGCGAAGGCCGGCAAGGGCGTCACGAGTCTCGGCAACGTCCTCGGGTCGAACACCTTCGATCTGCTCGTTGCCATCCCTCTCGGCGTGCTCATCGTCGGCACCGCTCCCGTGGACTTCGCCGTCGCCGTCCCGATGTTCGGCGTGCTCACGCTCGCCACCGTCCTTCTGTTCACGTTCCTGCGCACCGACCTCTCGGTCACCGGCCTCGAGGCCGCGACGCTCCTGTTGGCCTACGGCCTGTTCGTCGCGTGGATCGTCGCCGAAACCGTCGGCGCAACCAGTCTCATCAAGGGCGCCTAGCCTCGCGCTACACCAGACGGCGGTGTGGGCAAGAACTCTTCCTGGCGCGACGCGATTCGTTCTTTCGTTCGTCGACCCTCAGGGGTTGAGCGGTTACTGATGGTCGAGGAAAGATGGACGTGCAGACGGACGAAAGACCCCGTGAGTGCCCCGAATCGGGCATGGTTACAGACGAACCCTGGATGGGTTGAAGCCCGTACACGGATATGCTGTTCGCGCTCGGGGGCGAGTGGCTGTTCGAACATTCCGGGTCCGCTGGTCGCGTCCCGGCAGCACAATGGGCCGCCCAGAAATCGTCGTAGT encodes:
- a CDS encoding sodium:calcium antiporter — encoded protein: MIFGGLLPDSPAVNVLVIAAATALIWFGSGWLEESADHLSSHYGLPAVVQGSIVVAVGSSFPELASVVLTAAAGTFNMGVGAIVGSAIFNILVIPALAGVASDGHLETNRTIVYKEAQFYMIAVSTLVVTFALAVIYAPVPDGPALAGQLTRPLAAIPLLLYGLYLFIQYQDVGDHDADSPDDVPVAREWGRLVVGLAVILVAVELLVTSVESLRHTFGIPEFLAGVTIIAAATSLPDTLVSVRSAKAGKGVTSLGNVLGSNTFDLLVAIPLGVLIVGTAPVDFAVAVPMFGVLTLATVLLFTFLRTDLSVTGLEAATLLLAYGLFVAWIVAETVGATSLIKGA